A single region of the Ahaetulla prasina isolate Xishuangbanna chromosome 13, ASM2864084v1, whole genome shotgun sequence genome encodes:
- the GATM gene encoding glycine amidinotransferase, mitochondrial: MLRVRCLRGGSRGAEALHYIGSRFGRVVPGWVQRTFQSTQAAAASNSPCPAAVAAAAAEPSKVPDPSPENCPVCSYNEWDPLEEVIVGRAENARVPPFTVEVKANTYDKYWEFYQKYGGQSFPEDYIKKAVAEIEEMCNILKMEGVIVKRPEVLNWSTQYKTPDFESTGMYAAMPRDILLVIGNEIIEAPMAWRARFFEYRAYRPVIKEYFHQGAKWTAAPKPTMSDELYDQDYPIRTVEDRHKLAAQGKFVTTEFEPCFDAADFIRAGRDIFVQRSQVTNFMGIEWMRRHLAPDYRVHTISFKDPNPMHIDATFNIIGPGVVLSNPDRPCNEIDLFKKAGWTILHPPLPLIPDNHPLWMSSKWLSMNVLMLDEKRVMVDANETPIQKLFESLGISTIKVNIRHANSLGGGFHCWTCDIRRRGTLKSYFD, from the exons aTGCTGCGCGTGCGGTGCCTGCGCGGAGGCAGTCGAGGGGCCGAAGCCCTGCATTACATTGGGTCAAGG TTCGGGAGAGTCGTTCCAGGATGGGTGCAGCGAACTTTCCAGAGCACCCAGGCTGCAGCGGCCTCCAATTCTCCCTGCCCTGCTGCTgttgcggctgctgctgctgaacCCTCCAAAGTCCCTGACCCTAGTCCAGAGAATTGTCCTGTCTGCTCCTACAATGAATGGGACCCACTGGAGGAGGTCATCGTGGGGAGAGCCGAAAACGCCCGGGTTCCTCCTTTTACAGTGGAGGTGAAG GCTAATACCTATGACAAGTACTGGGAATTTTATCAGAAGTACGGAGGGCAGAGTTTTCCTGAGGATTATATTAAGAAAGCAGTCGCCGAGATTGAAGAAATGTGCAATATTTTGAAGATGGAGGGAGTGATTGTGAAGAGGCCAGAAGTCCTCAACTGGTCAACCCAATATAAAACCCCTGATTTTGAATCTACTG GCATGTACGCAGCTATGCCAAGAGACATTTTACTTGTCATTGGAAATGAAATCATCGAAGCACCGATGGCGTGGCGAGCCCGGTTCTTTGAATATAGAGCGTATCGCCCAGTCATTAAAGAGTATTTTCATCAGGGAGCCAAATGGACAGCAGCACCGAAGCCCACGATGTCTGATGAGCTTTATGACCAG GATTATCCCATCCGCACAGTAGAGGACAGGCACAAGTTGGCTGCCCAGGGGAAATTCGTCACCACTGAATTTGAGCCGTGTTTTGATGCTGCAGACTTCATAAGAGCTGGAAGAGATATCTTTGTGCAAAGAAGCCAG GTTACAAATTTCATGGGCATTGAGTGGATGAGGAGACATCTTGCTCCGGATTATAGAGTCCATACTATTTCTTTCAAAGACCCCAACCCGATGCACATCGATGCTACTTTTAATATCATTGGCCCTGGGGTTGTGCTTTCTAATCCAGATCGTCCCTGTAATGAG ATTGATCTCTTCAAGAAGGCAGGCTGGACAATCCTTCATCCACCGCTTCCACTGATCCCTGACA ATCATCCGCTCTGGATGTCGTCCAAATGGCTTTCCATGAACGTCCTGATGCTGGATGAGAAACGTGTGATGGTAGATGCCAACGAAACCCCGATCCAGAAGCTCTTTGAAAGCCTAG GCATTTCAACCATCAAAGTGAACATCCGCCACGCCAATTCTTTGGGAGGAGGGTTCCACTGCTGGACCTGCGACATACGCCGCCGTGGCACCTTGAAGTCTTATTTTGATTAG